Genomic DNA from Niallia circulans:
AGGGAATCTTGGGACAATAATTCGAACAGCAGATGCTGCAGGAATTGATGCAGTAATCGTTGGGGACGGCACTGTCGATATATACAATCCAAAAGTAGTCCGCTCTGCACAAGGAAGCCATTTTCACCTGCCAATCATTAAGCAGAACCTGCCGCAATTCATAGAAGGCTTGAAGGAAAAGGGAGTTTCTGTTTATGGAACAAGCTTGGAAAACGGCGTTAATTACCGCGAAGTATCCCCTGCAGCATCCTTTTGCTTGATTGTCGGCAATGAAGGTAACGGGGTAAGTAAAGAGGTGCTGTCAGCAACCGATAAAAATTTATATATTCCGATTCATGGTAAAAGTGAATCATTGAATGTGGCCGTTGCTGCAGGAATTTTAATGTATCATTTCGTTTGAGTCTTGACTAAATATAAAATGGGTTTGAAATGCGCTTTAAAATATACTATAATAATGGCAAATTGCATGATGAATAAACGTTGATGGAGAAAAGTAGTTTATAGCCCTGCTGATAAAGGGAGAAAATGCCTTGACTGAAAGCATTTTTATCTGGCAGCATGAATGAAGTTCACCTCCTGAGTTGGCATCGGGACCAATTTCTTTAGGGAAATTGTAAAGATGTTCCGGCATTTATGCCGTTATCTAAATGAAGTGAACTTGAATGCTGAAATTCAGGTTAATTAGGGTGGTACCGCGAATACATAAACCTCGTCCCTTTTATAGGGATGGGGTTTTTTTGTGTTCTAATTCAAAGTAAAGCGAATCAAAGCTTATGCAATTCATGCAAAATTACAAGGAGGAAACGAACAGTGGAAGCGAAATTAAAGGAACTGCAAGAAGAAGCTTTAAAAGCAATAGCAGCCAGTGAAAGCGTAAAAGAGTTAAATGACATAAGAGTAGCTTATCTTGGCAAAAAAGGTCCCATTACAGAAGTATTAAAAGGAATGGGAAAATTATCTGCAGAAGAACGTCCGAAAATGGGTGCTTTAGTCAATGTCATTCGTGATGAGATTACAAGCCATATTGAAAAGAAGCAAACGATGTTAGAAGAAGCAGAGGTTCAAAAGAAAATCGCTTCGGAAACAATCGACATTACACTTCCAGGGCGTCCAGTTGCTGTTGGGAATCACCATTCTTTAACAAGAGTGATTGAGGAAGTAGAGGATTTATTTATTGGAATGGGCTATACGGTAGAAGAAGGTCCAGAGGTTGAAGTCGATTACTATAATTTCGAAGCATTGAACCTGCCGAAAAACCACCCAGCAAGAGATATGCAGGATTCCTTCTATATCACAGAAGAACTGCTTTTAAGAACACATACTTCACCAGTTCAAGCACGTACAATGGAGAAGCATAAAGGAAAAGGACCTGTTAAAATTATCTGTCCAGGTAAAGTGTATCGCCGTGATAATGATGACGCGACACATTCCCATCAATTTATGCAAATTGAAGGACTTGTTATTGATGAAAATATTCGTATGAGCGACCTTAAAGGTACGCTTGAAGTATTCGCGAAAAAAATGTTCGGAAATGACAGAGAAATCCGTCTGCGTCCAAGCTTCTTCCCATTCACAGAGCCTTCTGTTGAAGTCGATATTTCTTGCAGTATTTGTAAGGGAGCAGGCTGCAGTGTATGTAAAGGCACTGGCTGGATTGAAGTACTTGGAGCAGGGATGGTTCATCCGAATGTACTGGAAATGGCAGGATTTGACTCGAAGAAATATTCTGGGTTTGCCTTTGGAATCGGTGCAGAACGTATCGCAATGCTGAAGTATGGAGTTGACGATATTCGCCACTTCTATACAAATGATATCCGTTTCTTAAAACAATTTTCAGTGCCAGAATATTAAGGTTGGAGGAGAAAGCAAATGTTAGTTTCTTATAAATGGTTGCAGGAATATATAGATCTAAATGATATAACACCAGAAGAATTAGCCGATCGCATCACAAGAAGCGGTATCGAGGTTGAAGGTGTTGAAGTATTGAATGAAGGCATGAAAAATATCGTCATCGGACATGTGCTTGAGCGTGAGCAGCATCCAAA
This window encodes:
- a CDS encoding TrmH family RNA methyltransferase is translated as MKHILSAKNPQVKEWKKCLTKKERDKTGTFLVEGFHLVEEALKANAIKQLIISEEIEMPAWDYSDIPVTIVTQEIILQLTDTETPQGIVALCEQYKDEQALLTGRSFIALDQVQDPGNLGTIIRTADAAGIDAVIVGDGTVDIYNPKVVRSAQGSHFHLPIIKQNLPQFIEGLKEKGVSVYGTSLENGVNYREVSPAASFCLIVGNEGNGVSKEVLSATDKNLYIPIHGKSESLNVAVAAGILMYHFV
- the pheS gene encoding phenylalanine--tRNA ligase subunit alpha; protein product: MEAKLKELQEEALKAIAASESVKELNDIRVAYLGKKGPITEVLKGMGKLSAEERPKMGALVNVIRDEITSHIEKKQTMLEEAEVQKKIASETIDITLPGRPVAVGNHHSLTRVIEEVEDLFIGMGYTVEEGPEVEVDYYNFEALNLPKNHPARDMQDSFYITEELLLRTHTSPVQARTMEKHKGKGPVKIICPGKVYRRDNDDATHSHQFMQIEGLVIDENIRMSDLKGTLEVFAKKMFGNDREIRLRPSFFPFTEPSVEVDISCSICKGAGCSVCKGTGWIEVLGAGMVHPNVLEMAGFDSKKYSGFAFGIGAERIAMLKYGVDDIRHFYTNDIRFLKQFSVPEY